A single genomic interval of Stieleria maiorica harbors:
- a CDS encoding DUF58 domain-containing protein: MPEPGSQPNTVTESFFDPVLAERLSAIPLTARQSMLGTVSGRHQSPHRGSSVEFAEYRRYQPGDDLRRLDWRAYGRSDRYYVKEFEADTNLRLVLVVDGSGSMGFGDKLHAARQIASTLAYIAIGQGDAAGMIGASDSDSQLLPPRRIAGQVSLLFDRLKRIEAAGVTTLEQTLHRLAEMIRQRALIVVISDLLFEPSALRSAVEHLAFCKHDVALFHLMDPAELQPNWDRPIRLEDMEGDESILVDPDEIAAGYDEAVREFLQEVERISRETSVDYHRVMLDRPIEESLMRFLAGRARESAG; encoded by the coding sequence ATGCCCGAGCCTGGTTCTCAGCCCAACACCGTGACGGAATCGTTTTTCGATCCGGTGCTTGCGGAGCGTTTGTCGGCGATCCCGTTGACAGCACGGCAGTCGATGTTGGGGACGGTTTCGGGGCGACATCAAAGTCCTCATCGTGGATCGAGTGTCGAATTCGCCGAGTATCGACGCTATCAACCGGGCGACGACTTACGGCGATTGGATTGGCGTGCTTACGGGCGGAGTGATCGTTATTACGTCAAAGAGTTCGAAGCCGACACCAACCTGAGACTGGTGTTGGTGGTCGACGGCAGCGGATCGATGGGGTTTGGTGACAAGTTGCACGCCGCTCGCCAGATCGCGTCCACGTTGGCTTACATTGCCATCGGGCAAGGTGACGCGGCGGGCATGATCGGTGCCAGTGATTCCGACAGTCAGTTATTGCCGCCACGACGAATCGCCGGCCAGGTCTCCCTGTTGTTTGATCGCCTGAAACGGATCGAAGCCGCCGGGGTGACGACGCTGGAGCAGACGCTGCATCGGCTTGCGGAGATGATTCGCCAGAGAGCGTTGATCGTCGTGATCTCCGACTTGTTGTTCGAACCATCGGCGCTGCGGAGTGCGGTCGAGCATCTGGCGTTTTGTAAACATGATGTCGCACTGTTTCATTTGATGGATCCCGCGGAGTTGCAACCGAATTGGGATCGGCCGATTCGATTGGAGGACATGGAGGGGGACGAATCGATTTTGGTGGATCCGGACGAAATCGCCGCCGGTTATGACGAAGCGGTCCGGGAGTTTTTGCAGGAGGTGGAACGGATCAGTCGTGAGACATCGGTCGACTACCACCGCGTGATGCTGGACCGGCCGATCGAGGAATCGCTGATGCGGTTTTTGGCGGGACGGGCAAGAGAATCGGCGGGATGA